A genomic segment from Micromonospora echinaurantiaca encodes:
- a CDS encoding DUF397 domain-containing protein yields the protein MDLTRAAWRKSSRSTNNGGACVEVADNLPGVVAVRDSKDPTGPVLTFAPASWRAFVTATPTRH from the coding sequence ATGGACCTGACCCGCGCCGCCTGGCGCAAGTCCTCCCGCAGCACCAACAACGGCGGCGCGTGCGTCGAGGTCGCCGACAACCTGCCCGGCGTGGTCGCCGTCCGGGACAGCAAGGACCCGACCGGCCCGGTGCTCACCTTCGCCCCGGCGAGCTGGCGGGCCTTCGTCACCGCCACCCCGACCCGTCACTGA
- the groES gene encoding co-chaperone GroES yields MPVTTATKVAIKPLEDRIVVQANEAETTTASGIVIPDTAKEKPQEGTVLAVGPGRIDDKGNRVPIDVKVGDTVLYSKYGGTEVKYAGEEYLVLSARDVLAVIEK; encoded by the coding sequence ATGCCCGTGACTACCGCGACCAAGGTTGCGATCAAGCCGCTCGAGGACCGGATCGTGGTCCAGGCGAACGAGGCTGAGACCACCACGGCGTCGGGCATCGTGATCCCCGACACCGCCAAGGAGAAGCCGCAGGAGGGCACCGTCCTCGCTGTCGGCCCGGGCCGGATCGACGACAAGGGCAACCGCGTGCCGATCGACGTCAAGGTCGGCGACACCGTCCTCTACTCGAAGTACGGCGGCACCGAGGTCAAGTACGCCGGCGAGGAGTACCTGGTGCTCTCCGCCCGCGACGTCCTCGCGGTCATCGAGAAGTAA
- a CDS encoding WhiB family transcriptional regulator, which translates to MSNVRRLPGPIVDLWDWQRLGACRGRDSAQFFHPDGERGSSRLRRESGAKAVCRTCPVRAECAAHALSVREPYGVWGGFSESERLRLLAIGWEDLADRRQTRVDVARLEARLGRPHKSAVPAQRKIA; encoded by the coding sequence ATGTCGAACGTACGTAGACTGCCCGGACCCATCGTCGATCTCTGGGACTGGCAGCGGCTCGGCGCCTGCCGGGGTCGCGACAGCGCCCAGTTCTTCCACCCCGACGGCGAGCGCGGCTCCTCCCGCCTGCGCCGCGAGTCCGGCGCCAAGGCGGTCTGCCGCACCTGCCCGGTGCGCGCCGAGTGCGCGGCCCACGCGCTCTCGGTCCGCGAGCCGTACGGCGTGTGGGGCGGCTTCAGCGAGTCCGAGCGGCTGCGGCTGCTCGCCATCGGCTGGGAGGACCTGGCCGACCGCCGGCAGACCCGGGTCGACGTAGCCCGGCTGGAGGCCCGCCTGGGCCGGCCGCACAAGTCCGCCGTCCCCGCCCAACGCAAGATCGCCTAA
- a CDS encoding sugar ABC transporter substrate-binding protein encodes MRKGFLTFAAVGLLTVGSVAACGDESGSGDQAGSAKTPKIGVILPDSKSSARWEGADRKFLEEAFKAAGVQYDIQNAQGDKTAFQTIADQMITNGVTALMIVNLDSGTGKAVLDKAKSQGVATIDYDRLTLGGSAEYYVSFDNEAVGKLQGEGLAKCLTDKGAKNPVVAYLNGSPTDNNATLFKNGYDSILKPKFDSKEYTKGPDQSVPDWDNAQAATIFEQMLTQTGGKIDGVLAANDGLGNAAISVLKKNKLNGKVPVTGQDATPQGLQNILAGDQCMTVYKAIKEEAKAASDLAIALAKGEKKETGQTVKDPEGGRDVASVLLTPKLIYKENVKDVIADGFVTKDEVCTADYAKLCADAGIS; translated from the coding sequence ATGCGCAAGGGCTTCCTCACCTTCGCCGCCGTGGGCCTCCTGACCGTCGGCAGCGTGGCCGCCTGTGGCGACGAATCCGGCAGCGGTGACCAGGCCGGCAGCGCCAAGACCCCGAAGATCGGCGTCATCCTCCCGGACAGCAAGTCCTCCGCCCGCTGGGAGGGCGCCGACCGCAAGTTCCTGGAAGAGGCGTTCAAGGCCGCCGGCGTCCAGTACGACATCCAGAACGCCCAGGGCGACAAGACCGCCTTCCAGACCATCGCCGACCAGATGATCACCAACGGCGTCACCGCCCTGATGATCGTCAACCTGGACTCCGGCACCGGCAAGGCCGTCCTGGACAAGGCCAAGTCGCAGGGCGTCGCCACCATCGACTACGACCGGCTCACCCTCGGCGGCTCCGCCGAGTACTACGTCAGCTTCGACAACGAGGCGGTCGGCAAGCTCCAGGGCGAGGGTCTGGCCAAGTGCCTGACCGACAAGGGCGCCAAGAACCCGGTCGTGGCCTACCTCAACGGCTCGCCGACCGACAACAACGCCACCCTGTTCAAGAACGGGTACGACTCGATCCTCAAGCCGAAGTTCGACTCCAAGGAGTACACCAAGGGCCCGGACCAGTCCGTGCCGGACTGGGACAACGCCCAGGCCGCGACGATCTTCGAGCAGATGCTGACCCAGACCGGCGGCAAGATCGACGGTGTGCTCGCCGCCAACGACGGGCTGGGCAACGCGGCCATCTCGGTGCTGAAGAAGAACAAGCTCAACGGGAAGGTCCCGGTCACCGGCCAGGACGCCACCCCGCAGGGCCTGCAGAACATCCTCGCCGGCGACCAGTGCATGACCGTCTACAAGGCGATCAAGGAGGAGGCGAAGGCCGCCTCCGACCTGGCCATCGCGCTCGCCAAGGGTGAGAAGAAGGAGACCGGGCAGACCGTCAAGGACCCGGAGGGCGGCCGTGACGTCGCGTCCGTGCTGCTCACCCCGAAGCTGATCTACAAGGAGAACGTCAAGGACGTGATCGCCGACGGCTTCGTCACCAAGGACGAGGTCTGCACGGCCGACTACGCCAAGCTCTGCGCCGACGCCGGCATCAGCTGA
- the ybaK gene encoding Cys-tRNA(Pro) deacylase, with protein sequence MAGQGTPATALLAKRKITHSTHPYDVSPDAPNYGGLVAEALGVPPERVFKSLVTEVDGALTVAVVPVTGELDLKALAAAVGGKRAALADRTVAERVTGYVRGGISPLGQRKRLPTVLDSSALDFPTIYVSAGRRGLQLQLAPADLITLTTAHLAPLSTSP encoded by the coding sequence ATGGCGGGACAGGGAACACCGGCGACGGCGCTGCTGGCGAAGCGGAAGATCACGCACAGCACCCATCCGTACGACGTCTCCCCGGACGCGCCGAACTACGGCGGGCTGGTCGCCGAGGCGCTGGGCGTGCCGCCGGAGCGGGTGTTCAAGTCGCTGGTCACCGAGGTCGACGGGGCGCTCACGGTGGCGGTCGTGCCGGTCACCGGCGAGCTGGACCTCAAGGCGCTCGCCGCGGCGGTCGGTGGCAAGCGGGCGGCGCTGGCCGACCGTACGGTGGCCGAGCGGGTGACCGGCTACGTCCGGGGCGGGATCAGCCCGCTGGGCCAGCGCAAGCGGCTGCCCACCGTGCTCGACTCGTCGGCGCTGGACTTCCCGACGATCTACGTCTCGGCCGGCCGGCGCGGCCTCCAACTCCAACTCGCCCCGGCCGACCTGATCACCCTCACCACCGCCCACCTCGCCCCCCTCTCCACCAGCCCCTGA
- a CDS encoding molybdopterin-dependent oxidoreductase, which translates to MSTTTRRYAALAGFTAAAVAIGSAELVAVLTGPRSAPLVAVGGLVVDTVPEPLKQLGIALFGTYDKVALLIGTALLLGAAAALLGVVAVRRLAVALAGIAAFGALGVTAALTRAGADLADALPALLGAGAGTLVLWLFVAGPLELDPWPWSPPEPLPSAARPAGPGIGATRAGPAADGPEGRPAVVAPRAAAGPAGDEARGQPAAAAGGRSAQARAADPRPAGWEPLERTDPESRRRFLTGAGVLLGAATVAGLGGRWLAGRRGVSAARAAVRLPAPVSAAPPVPAGADLSLTQLAPYVTPNFGFYRIDTALVVPQVDPETWRLRIHGRVRRPLTLSFADLLARPLVERYVTLACVSNEVGGDLIGNARWLGVPLKELLDEVEPEEGADQVVGRSVDGWTCGTPTAVLRDGRDALLAVGMNGEPLPVEHGFPVRMVVPGLYGYVSACKWVTELELTSFADFDAYWVPRGWSAQGPVKTQSRIDRPRARNRLTAGPITVAGVAWAQHRGIRRVEVRVDEGPWQEAELAATVSADTWVQWSWRWDATPGEHTLQVRATDATGETQTDHRQDVAPDGATGWHTVPLTIH; encoded by the coding sequence ATGAGCACCACGACACGCCGGTACGCCGCGCTGGCCGGGTTCACCGCCGCCGCGGTGGCGATCGGCTCCGCCGAACTGGTGGCGGTGCTGACCGGCCCCCGCTCGGCCCCGCTGGTCGCCGTCGGCGGACTGGTCGTCGACACCGTTCCGGAGCCGCTCAAGCAGCTCGGCATCGCGCTCTTCGGCACGTACGACAAGGTCGCTCTGCTGATCGGGACGGCGCTGCTGCTCGGCGCGGCGGCCGCGCTGCTCGGGGTGGTGGCCGTCCGCCGGTTGGCCGTCGCCCTGGCCGGCATCGCGGCCTTCGGGGCGCTCGGGGTGACCGCCGCGCTGACCCGGGCCGGCGCGGACCTCGCCGACGCCCTGCCCGCGCTGCTCGGTGCCGGGGCGGGGACGCTGGTGCTCTGGCTCTTCGTGGCCGGCCCGCTGGAACTCGACCCGTGGCCCTGGTCACCGCCCGAGCCCCTGCCCTCCGCCGCGCGGCCGGCCGGCCCGGGGATCGGGGCAACGAGGGCCGGGCCGGCCGCCGACGGGCCCGAGGGCCGGCCTGCGGTGGTGGCTCCGCGAGCGGCTGCCGGGCCGGCGGGGGACGAAGCGCGGGGCCAGCCGGCGGCAGCGGCCGGGGGACGGTCGGCCCAGGCCAGGGCGGCGGACCCGAGGCCGGCTGGGTGGGAGCCGCTGGAGCGCACCGATCCGGAGTCGCGGCGGCGGTTCCTCACCGGGGCCGGGGTGTTGCTCGGCGCGGCCACCGTGGCCGGTCTGGGCGGGCGGTGGCTGGCCGGGCGGCGGGGCGTCTCGGCGGCCCGGGCGGCGGTGCGGCTGCCCGCGCCGGTCTCCGCCGCGCCGCCGGTGCCCGCCGGGGCCGACCTGTCGCTGACCCAGCTCGCCCCCTACGTCACCCCGAACTTCGGCTTCTACCGGATCGACACGGCGCTGGTGGTGCCGCAGGTCGACCCGGAGACCTGGCGGCTGCGCATCCACGGCCGGGTCCGCCGGCCGCTCACCCTCAGCTTCGCCGACCTGCTGGCCCGGCCGCTGGTCGAGCGGTATGTGACGCTGGCCTGCGTGTCCAACGAGGTCGGCGGCGACCTGATCGGCAACGCCCGCTGGTTGGGCGTGCCGCTGAAGGAACTGCTCGACGAGGTGGAGCCCGAGGAGGGCGCCGACCAGGTGGTCGGGCGGTCGGTGGACGGCTGGACCTGCGGCACCCCCACGGCGGTGCTGCGCGACGGGCGGGACGCCCTGCTGGCGGTGGGGATGAACGGTGAGCCGCTGCCGGTCGAGCACGGCTTTCCGGTACGGATGGTGGTGCCCGGTCTGTACGGCTACGTGTCGGCCTGCAAGTGGGTCACCGAGCTGGAGCTGACCAGCTTCGCCGACTTCGACGCGTACTGGGTGCCGCGTGGCTGGTCGGCGCAGGGGCCGGTGAAGACCCAGTCGCGGATCGACCGGCCCCGGGCGCGCAACCGGCTCACGGCCGGCCCGATCACCGTGGCCGGGGTGGCCTGGGCCCAGCACCGGGGCATCCGCCGGGTTGAGGTACGCGTCGACGAGGGCCCCTGGCAGGAGGCGGAACTGGCCGCCACCGTCTCGGCGGACACCTGGGTGCAGTGGTCGTGGCGGTGGGACGCCACGCCGGGCGAGCACACCCTCCAGGTTCGCGCAACCGACGCCACCGGCGAAACCCAGACCGACCACCGCCAGGACGTCGCCCCCGACGGCGCCACCGGCTGGCACACCGTCCCCCTAACCATCCACTAA
- a CDS encoding helix-turn-helix transcriptional regulator, producing MRTVLVCVRTPLAAQHLTSAAARLGLSAVVRTAVSDPEVMLRLAERPADVVLADTALTRPDSAGFVRRVLARAPQAAVVLLGTEESEAAAATISAGARGLIQGADHDLTSAVAKALLLLSAPGRAARHRITDPARDTAAVGGPGRPAQGGRPSGEANPPWPAGSAEAAGGAPAVVPVQRGDDPAEPAAGEPEEAAPEARRGTPGSRPSRPPVGLTERELQVLLGMAEGKSNAEIGRELFVSEDTVKTHARRLFRKLGARDRAHAVAAGFRAGLVA from the coding sequence GTGCGTACGGTTCTCGTGTGCGTTCGGACACCGCTCGCCGCCCAGCACCTGACCTCGGCGGCGGCCCGGCTCGGGCTGTCCGCGGTCGTCCGGACCGCTGTCTCCGACCCCGAGGTGATGCTGCGCCTGGCCGAGCGGCCGGCCGACGTGGTGCTCGCCGACACGGCGCTCACCCGGCCGGACAGCGCCGGCTTCGTCCGCCGGGTGCTCGCCCGCGCGCCGCAGGCCGCCGTCGTGCTGCTCGGGACGGAGGAGTCCGAGGCGGCCGCCGCCACCATCAGCGCCGGCGCCCGGGGCCTGATCCAGGGCGCCGACCACGACCTGACCAGCGCGGTGGCCAAGGCGCTGCTGCTGCTCTCCGCGCCCGGCCGCGCGGCCCGGCACCGGATCACCGACCCGGCCCGGGACACCGCCGCGGTCGGCGGCCCGGGTCGCCCGGCGCAGGGCGGCCGGCCCTCGGGCGAGGCGAACCCGCCCTGGCCGGCCGGGTCCGCCGAAGCGGCCGGCGGCGCCCCGGCGGTGGTGCCGGTGCAGCGCGGTGACGACCCGGCCGAGCCGGCCGCCGGTGAGCCCGAGGAGGCCGCGCCGGAGGCGCGCCGCGGCACGCCGGGCAGCCGGCCGAGCCGACCGCCGGTCGGACTGACCGAGCGCGAACTCCAGGTGCTGCTGGGCATGGCGGAGGGCAAGAGCAACGCGGAGATCGGTCGCGAGCTGTTCGTCTCGGAGGACACCGTCAAGACGCACGCCCGCCGGCTCTTCCGCAAGCTCGGCGCCCGGGACCGGGCGCACGCGGTGGCCGCCGGCTTCCGCGCCGGCCTGGTGGCCTGA
- a CDS encoding DUF5319 domain-containing protein produces the protein MHDEPIDPFNGDPADPAAGLHDPGDDAPLDPLTEGERQDVLEDLADLEIYQALLAPIGIRGLVIECEDCREPHYFDWDLLRGNLRHLLNSGRPRVHEPAYDPDPDHYVTWDYARGYADGVHDTLTEGTEDEPSSAD, from the coding sequence GTGCACGACGAGCCCATCGACCCGTTCAACGGCGACCCGGCCGATCCGGCAGCGGGCCTGCACGATCCGGGGGACGACGCGCCGCTCGACCCGCTGACCGAGGGCGAGCGGCAGGACGTGCTGGAGGATCTCGCCGACCTGGAGATCTACCAGGCGCTGCTGGCCCCGATCGGGATCCGCGGGCTGGTGATCGAGTGTGAGGACTGCCGGGAGCCGCACTACTTCGACTGGGACCTGCTCCGCGGCAACCTGCGCCACCTGCTCAACTCCGGCCGCCCCCGGGTGCACGAGCCGGCCTACGACCCGGATCCGGACCACTACGTCACCTGGGACTACGCCCGCGGCTACGCCGACGGGGTGCACGACACCCTGACCGAGGGCACCGAGGACGAGCCCAGCTCCGCCGACTGA
- a CDS encoding ATP-binding cassette domain-containing protein → MSATPLLELRGIDKSFGPVQVLRDVAFAAHPGEVTALVGDNGAGKSTLVKCISGIYQTDAGEFLFDGRPVTINSPRDAAALGIEVVYQDLALCDNLDIVQNMFLGREKRSGIVLDEPTMEQLAAETLAGLSVRTVKSLRQHVSSLSGGQRQTVAIAKAVLWNSKLVILDEPTAALGVAQTAQVLELVRRLADNGLAVVLISHNMNDVFAVSDRIAALYLGQMVAQVKTTDITHAQVVELITAGRSGGLGLAAEAASNGHGAEPTQTTTGGVQ, encoded by the coding sequence GTGTCCGCAACACCACTGCTGGAGCTACGCGGGATCGACAAGAGCTTCGGTCCCGTCCAGGTCCTGCGTGACGTCGCCTTCGCCGCCCATCCCGGCGAGGTGACCGCGCTGGTCGGCGACAACGGCGCCGGCAAGTCGACCCTGGTCAAGTGCATCAGCGGCATCTACCAGACCGACGCCGGCGAGTTCCTCTTCGACGGCCGGCCGGTGACCATCAACAGTCCCCGGGACGCCGCCGCGCTCGGTATCGAGGTCGTCTACCAGGACCTCGCGCTCTGCGACAACCTCGACATCGTGCAGAACATGTTCCTCGGCCGGGAGAAGCGCAGCGGCATCGTCCTGGACGAGCCGACCATGGAGCAGCTCGCCGCGGAGACGCTGGCCGGGCTCTCCGTCCGCACCGTGAAGTCGTTGCGGCAGCACGTCTCCAGCCTCTCCGGCGGCCAGCGCCAGACGGTGGCCATCGCCAAGGCGGTGCTCTGGAACAGCAAGCTGGTCATCCTCGACGAGCCGACCGCCGCGCTCGGCGTCGCGCAGACCGCGCAGGTGCTCGAGCTGGTCCGCCGGCTGGCCGACAACGGCCTCGCGGTCGTGCTCATCTCGCACAACATGAACGACGTCTTCGCCGTCTCCGACCGGATCGCCGCGCTCTACCTCGGCCAGATGGTCGCCCAGGTGAAGACCACCGACATCACCCACGCCCAGGTGGTGGAGCTGATCACCGCCGGCCGCTCCGGCGGGCTCGGCCTCGCCGCCGAGGCGGCCAGCAACGGCCACGGCGCCGAGCCGACCCAGACCACCACAGGAGGCGTCCAGTGA
- a CDS encoding helix-turn-helix domain-containing protein — translation MSRVPTLTFLRDQLRRARQARGLSQEELGKLINYSSSQVSAVEIGERPVQRDYLARVDAVLDTGGLFVAMLELIRLHAAPDWFRPWEEVEREAIALRWCEASAVPGLLQTEGYARAMLGVGGELIAEEVEARVVARLARQAVLAGDLRPQFVAVLDEQALRRQVGDRATMRDQLAHLLAVGAEPNVQIRVVPADSPWHTGLGGSFILARLANGAELIHLDNQLRGLTVDSPNDVAALERRWETVTGEALPCRQSARLIEEVAKTWT, via the coding sequence ATGTCCCGGGTACCGACACTGACATTCCTGCGAGATCAGCTTCGCCGGGCCCGCCAGGCGCGCGGGCTCAGCCAGGAGGAGCTGGGCAAGCTGATCAACTACTCGTCGTCACAGGTGAGCGCCGTCGAGATCGGCGAGCGGCCGGTCCAGCGGGACTATCTGGCCCGGGTCGACGCGGTGCTCGACACCGGCGGCCTCTTCGTCGCCATGCTGGAGCTGATCCGGCTCCACGCCGCGCCGGACTGGTTCCGCCCGTGGGAGGAGGTCGAGCGGGAGGCGATAGCGCTGCGCTGGTGTGAAGCGAGCGCCGTCCCCGGCCTGCTGCAGACCGAGGGCTACGCGCGGGCGATGCTCGGTGTGGGTGGTGAGCTGATCGCCGAAGAGGTCGAGGCGCGGGTGGTGGCCCGGCTCGCCCGACAGGCCGTGCTGGCCGGCGACCTACGGCCGCAGTTCGTCGCCGTGCTGGACGAGCAGGCGCTGCGCCGGCAGGTCGGCGACCGGGCCACCATGCGCGATCAGTTGGCACATCTGCTGGCCGTTGGCGCTGAACCGAACGTGCAGATCCGCGTCGTGCCGGCGGACTCTCCCTGGCACACCGGGCTCGGCGGCTCGTTCATCCTGGCCAGGCTCGCCAACGGCGCCGAGCTGATTCACCTGGACAACCAGCTCCGGGGCCTGACCGTGGACAGCCCTAACGACGTTGCCGCCCTCGAACGACGCTGGGAGACTGTGACGGGTGAGGCACTGCCTTGCCGGCAGTCCGCCCGGCTGATCGAGGAAGTGGCCAAGACATGGACCTGA
- the groL gene encoding chaperonin GroEL (60 kDa chaperone family; promotes refolding of misfolded polypeptides especially under stressful conditions; forms two stacked rings of heptamers to form a barrel-shaped 14mer; ends can be capped by GroES; misfolded proteins enter the barrel where they are refolded when GroES binds), whose amino-acid sequence MAKILSFSDDARHLLEHGVNALADAVKVTLGPRGRNVVLDKKFGAPTITNDGVTIAKEIELTNPYENLGAQLVKEVATKTNDVAGDGTTTATVLAQAMVREGLRNVAAGANPTGLKRGIDAAANKVSEALLARAVEVSDKKAVAHVATVSAQDAAIGDLIAEAMEKVGRDGVITVEEGSTLHTELDVTEGLQFDKGFISPNFVTDVEAQEAVLEDPYILITTQKISAIEELLPLLEKVLQNSKPLLIIAEDVEGQALSTLVVNAIRKTVKVCAVKAPGFGDRRKAMLQDMAILTGAELVAPELGYKLDQVGLEVLGTARRVVVDKENTTIVDGGGQASEVADRVAQIRKEIEASDSEWDREKLAERLAKLSGGIAVIKVGAATEVEMKERKHRIEDAIAATKAAVEEGTVPGGGAALAQILPALDDDLGFTGDEKVGVSIVRKALVEPLRWIAQNAGHDGYVVVQKVVGKEWGHGLDAATGEYVDLAKSGIVDPVKVTRNAVSNAASIAGLLLTTESLVVEKPAEPEPAAAGHGHSHGHGHSHQHGPGF is encoded by the coding sequence ATGGCGAAGATCCTGAGCTTTTCGGACGACGCCCGGCACCTGCTCGAGCACGGTGTCAACGCCCTCGCGGACGCGGTCAAGGTCACCCTCGGCCCGCGCGGGCGCAACGTCGTCCTGGACAAGAAGTTCGGTGCGCCCACGATCACCAACGATGGTGTGACCATCGCCAAGGAGATCGAGCTCACCAACCCGTACGAGAACCTCGGCGCGCAGCTGGTCAAGGAGGTGGCGACCAAGACCAACGACGTCGCCGGCGACGGGACCACCACCGCGACCGTGCTGGCCCAGGCGATGGTCCGCGAGGGCCTGCGCAACGTCGCGGCCGGCGCCAACCCGACCGGCCTGAAGCGGGGCATCGACGCGGCGGCCAACAAGGTCTCCGAGGCGCTGCTGGCCCGGGCGGTCGAGGTGTCCGACAAGAAGGCGGTCGCGCACGTCGCGACGGTCTCCGCGCAGGACGCCGCCATCGGCGACCTGATCGCCGAGGCGATGGAGAAGGTCGGCCGCGACGGCGTCATCACCGTCGAGGAAGGCTCCACCCTGCACACCGAGCTGGACGTGACCGAGGGTCTCCAGTTCGACAAGGGCTTCATCTCGCCGAACTTCGTCACCGACGTGGAGGCGCAGGAGGCGGTCCTGGAGGACCCGTACATCCTGATCACCACGCAGAAGATCTCGGCGATCGAGGAGCTGCTGCCGCTGCTGGAGAAGGTTCTCCAGAACAGCAAGCCGCTGCTGATCATCGCCGAGGACGTCGAGGGCCAGGCGCTGTCCACCCTGGTGGTCAACGCGATCCGCAAGACCGTCAAGGTCTGCGCGGTCAAGGCTCCCGGCTTCGGCGACCGCCGCAAGGCGATGCTGCAGGACATGGCGATCCTGACCGGCGCCGAGCTGGTCGCCCCGGAGCTGGGCTACAAGCTCGACCAGGTCGGCCTGGAGGTGCTGGGCACCGCCCGCCGCGTGGTGGTGGACAAGGAGAACACCACCATCGTCGACGGCGGCGGCCAGGCCAGCGAGGTTGCCGACCGGGTGGCCCAGATCCGCAAGGAGATCGAGGCCTCGGACTCCGAGTGGGACCGGGAGAAGCTCGCCGAGCGGCTGGCCAAGCTCTCCGGCGGCATCGCCGTCATCAAGGTGGGCGCGGCGACCGAGGTCGAGATGAAGGAGCGCAAGCACCGCATCGAGGACGCCATCGCGGCGACCAAGGCCGCGGTCGAGGAGGGCACCGTCCCCGGCGGTGGCGCCGCGCTGGCGCAGATCCTGCCGGCGCTCGACGACGACCTGGGCTTCACCGGTGACGAGAAGGTCGGTGTCTCGATCGTGCGCAAGGCGCTGGTCGAGCCGCTGCGCTGGATCGCCCAGAACGCCGGCCACGACGGCTACGTCGTGGTGCAGAAGGTGGTCGGCAAGGAGTGGGGCCACGGCCTCGACGCGGCCACCGGCGAGTACGTCGACCTGGCGAAGTCCGGCATCGTCGACCCGGTGAAGGTGACCCGCAACGCGGTCAGCAACGCCGCCTCGATCGCCGGCCTGCTGCTCACCACGGAGAGCCTCGTGGTGGAGAAGCCGGCCGAGCCGGAGCCGGCCGCCGCCGGGCACGGGCACTCGCACGGCCACGGCCACAGCCACCAGCACGGCCCGGGCTTCTGA
- a CDS encoding THUMP-like domain-containing protein — protein sequence MDLDQLAALRTAEGSAALAAAAEVAGGDPLAAASALRSAGVPAGLAAAALTQVELRRRAAGKFGPAAAGMFLTRPGLEQATRQVVADRRAERLRAAGVRTLADLGCGLGADALAAARAGIRVYGVEADPVTAAMAAANAEAAGVAELFTVECGDATAFDVDRVDAVFCDPARRKAGTGRRVFDPSAYSPPWDFVLGLAERVPYTVVKVAPGLDHALIPPGAEAEWVSVDGDLVEATLWCGRLAEVPRRATVLRGATAHVLTGAGDRQAAVGPVRRHLYDPDPAVVRAHLVAELADTLDATLADPDIAYLYADAPAATPYARCLAVTDVLPFSLKRLRALLRERRVGRVEILKRGSALEPERLRRDLKLAGDNAASLVLTRVAGAPTTLICQPVPAP from the coding sequence GTGGATCTGGACCAGCTCGCCGCCCTGCGTACCGCCGAGGGGTCGGCCGCGCTCGCCGCGGCGGCCGAGGTGGCCGGCGGCGACCCGCTGGCCGCGGCGTCGGCGCTCCGCTCGGCCGGCGTTCCGGCCGGGCTGGCCGCCGCCGCGCTGACCCAGGTCGAGCTGCGCCGCCGGGCGGCCGGCAAGTTCGGGCCGGCGGCCGCCGGCATGTTCCTCACCCGCCCGGGGCTGGAGCAGGCCACCCGCCAGGTGGTCGCCGACCGGCGGGCCGAGCGGTTGCGCGCCGCCGGGGTGCGCACCCTGGCCGACCTGGGCTGCGGCCTCGGCGCCGACGCGCTCGCCGCCGCCCGCGCCGGCATCCGGGTGTACGGCGTGGAGGCCGACCCGGTGACCGCCGCGATGGCCGCGGCGAACGCCGAGGCGGCCGGCGTGGCCGAGCTGTTCACCGTCGAGTGCGGTGACGCCACCGCCTTCGACGTCGACCGGGTCGACGCGGTCTTCTGCGATCCGGCGCGGCGCAAGGCCGGCACCGGGCGGCGGGTGTTCGACCCGAGCGCCTACTCGCCGCCGTGGGACTTCGTGCTCGGGCTCGCCGAGCGGGTGCCGTACACCGTGGTGAAGGTGGCGCCCGGGCTGGACCACGCGCTGATCCCGCCAGGCGCCGAGGCGGAGTGGGTCAGCGTGGACGGTGACCTGGTCGAGGCGACCCTGTGGTGCGGCCGGCTGGCCGAGGTCCCCCGCCGGGCCACCGTGCTGCGCGGCGCGACGGCACACGTGCTGACCGGCGCCGGCGACCGGCAGGCGGCGGTCGGGCCGGTGCGCCGCCACCTGTACGACCCGGACCCGGCGGTGGTCCGCGCCCACCTGGTCGCCGAGCTGGCCGACACCCTCGACGCCACGCTCGCCGACCCCGACATCGCCTACCTCTACGCCGATGCGCCGGCCGCCACCCCGTACGCCCGCTGCCTGGCGGTCACCGACGTGCTGCCGTTCTCGCTCAAGCGGCTGCGGGCCCTGCTCCGGGAGCGGCGGGTGGGCCGGGTGGAGATCCTCAAGCGCGGCTCGGCGCTGGAGCCGGAGCGGCTGCGCCGCGACCTGAAGCTGGCCGGGGACAACGCCGCCAGCCTGGTGCTCACCCGGGTGGCCGGTGCCCCCACCACGCTGATCTGCCAACCCGTGCCGGCCCCCTGA